A DNA window from Trichosurus vulpecula isolate mTriVul1 chromosome 2, mTriVul1.pri, whole genome shotgun sequence contains the following coding sequences:
- the UBE2M gene encoding NEDD8-conjugating enzyme Ubc12, with product MIKLFSLKQQKKEEESAGGTKGSSKKASAAQLRIQKDINELNLPKTCEIDFSDQDDLLNFKLVICPDEGFYKAGKFVFSFKVGQGYPHDPPKVKCETMVYHPNIDLEGNVCLNILREDWKPVLTINSIIYGLQYLFLEPNPEDPLNKEAAEVLQNNRRLFEQNVQRSMRGGYIGSTYFERCLK from the exons atGATCAAGCTGTTCTCGCTGAAGCagcagaagaaggaggaggagtcgGCGGGCGGCACCAAGGGCAGCAGCAAGAAGGCCTCCGCCGCGCAGCTCCGCATCCAGAAAG acATTAATGAGCTCAATTTGCCCAAGACCTGTGAGATTGACTTTTCCGATCAGGACGACCTCCTCAACTTCAAGCTGGTCATCTGCCCCGATGAG gGCTTCTACAAGGCTGGCAAGTTTGTGTTTAGTTTTAAG GTTGGCCAGGGTTACCCCCACGACCCACCCAAGGTGAAGTGTGAGACTATGGTTTATCACCCCAACATCGACCTGGAGGGCAATGTCTGCCTTAATATCCTCAG AGAGGACTGGAAACCAGTGCTAACGATAAACTCCATCATTTACGGGCTGCAGTATCTGTTCTTG GAGCCCAACCCTGAGGACCCCCTCAACAAGGAGGCGGCCGAGGTCCTCCAGAACAACCGGCGCCTCTTCGAGCAGAACGTGCAGCGCTCCATGCGCGGCGGCTACATTGGCTCCACGTACTTCGAGCGCTGTCTCAAATAG
- the CHMP2A gene encoding charged multivesicular body protein 2a encodes MDLLFGRRKTPEELLRQNQRALNRAMRELDRERQKLEAQEKKIIADIKKMAKQGQMDAVKIMARDLVRTRRYVSKFVMMRANIQAVSLKIQTLKSNNSMAQAMKGVTKAMGTMNRQLKLPQIQKIMMEFERQAEIMDMKEEMMNDAIDDAMGDEEDEEESDAVVSQVLDELGLSLTDELSNLPSTGGSLSVAAGGKKAEPSAALADADADLEERLKNLRRD; translated from the exons ATGGACCTACTGTTTGGGCGACGGAAAACTCCCGAAGAGCTGCTACGGCAGAACCAGCGGGCCCTGAACCGAGCCATGCGGGAGCTGGACAGGGAGCGTCAGAAGCTGGAGGCCCAAGAGAAGAAAATCATTGCTGACATCAAGAAGATGGCCAAGCAGGGACAGATG GACGCCGTGAAAATCATGGCCCGTGATCTGGTACGCACGCGCCGCTACGTCAGCAAGTTTGTGATGATGCGGGCCAACATCCAGGCAGTGTCCCTGAAGATACAGACACTCAAATCCAACAACTCCATGGCTCAGGCCATGAAGGGTGTCACAAAGGCCATGGGGACCATGAACAGGCAG CTAAAGCTGCCCCAGATTCAGAAGATCATGATGGAGTTTGAGCGCCAAGCAGAAATCATGGACATGAAGGAAGAGATGATGAATGATGCCATCGATGATGCCATgggggatgaggaagatgaggaggaaag TGATGCTGTGGTGTCCCAAGTGCTGGATGAACTGGGCCTGAGCCTGACTGACGAACTCTCCA ATCTCCCTTCTACGGGTGGATCCCTCTCTGTAGCTGCTGGGGGCAAGAAGGCTGAACCTTCTGCAGCCCTGGCCGATGCTGATGCAGACTTGGAGGAGCGCCTCAAGAACCTGAGGAGGGACTGA